Proteins encoded by one window of Nitrososphaerales archaeon:
- a CDS encoding matrixin family metalloprotease: MLRTLAVIAIACINLIPLYVYGYATNIAFLDCACKWRKEQIVVWIDNSQEEIYTDYTIEALDAWHEGFPKLRYIVYTNFTQKWDIHIRIIDRYLDEENAGVLAKSDILADWSGSSINKVSITIPVHIAERNSEEIEFNKMSDTMFYNIILHEIGHAIGLGHANENEEGTIDPMFKYIGKNEEQRSISKLDVMTLQRLYR; encoded by the coding sequence ATGCTTAGAACGCTCGCGGTCATAGCGATTGCATGTATTAATCTTATACCACTCTACGTGTATGGTTATGCCACCAATATTGCATTTCTTGACTGTGCATGCAAGTGGAGAAAGGAACAGATCGTTGTCTGGATTGATAATTCACAGGAGGAGATATATACGGACTATACAATTGAAGCTCTCGATGCGTGGCATGAAGGTTTCCCAAAGCTTCGGTACATTGTCTACACTAATTTTACGCAGAAATGGGATATACATATCAGGATAATTGATAGATATCTTGATGAAGAGAACGCAGGCGTACTGGCCAAGAGCGATATTCTCGCTGACTGGTCAGGTTCCAGCATAAATAAAGTATCTATTACAATTCCTGTCCATATAGCAGAACGTAATTCAGAGGAGATAGAATTCAACAAGATGAGTGATACTATGTTTTACAATATTATATTACATGAAATAGGACATGCTATAGGTCTTGGTCATGCGAATGAAAATGAAGAAGGTACGATTGATCCGATGTTCAAGTATATAGGAAAGAATGAGGAACAGAGGAGCATTTCTAAACTTGATGTAATGACGTTGCAGCGCCTGTATCGTTGA
- the pstC gene encoding phosphate ABC transporter permease subunit PstC yields MINIFYNAKPSIEVKSRKKFFNFDGIFKWITAGASAYLLLVIALMVIEITIGAEPALSRFGFDFLIGSEWNPVQGREVYGVLPYILGTLVTSAIAIVLGVPVSIGIAMYLVEMAHKHVRTTLSFLVELLAAVPSVIYGLWGLFVLRFWLKDYIEAPLATHLGFIPIFSSSGTPLGLNVLTAGVILAIMIIPTVSAVSREVFMAVPNAQREAAYAIGATKWEVFRRAVIPYAKSGIFGATILGLGRAVGETMAVTMVIGNVVGEKALPFSLLEPGQTMASIIANEFNEADPFSLHPAALIGVGLVLFTVAMAINVIATLMISRMVKTKGSVE; encoded by the coding sequence ATGATCAACATTTTTTACAATGCCAAACCTAGTATTGAAGTAAAGTCGCGTAAGAAATTTTTCAATTTTGATGGTATCTTCAAGTGGATTACAGCTGGCGCTTCTGCTTACCTTCTGCTAGTTATTGCTCTAATGGTTATAGAAATAACAATAGGTGCAGAGCCTGCTTTAAGCAGATTTGGTTTTGACTTTTTAATAGGTAGTGAATGGAATCCGGTTCAAGGTAGGGAAGTATACGGCGTGCTTCCTTACATACTGGGTACATTGGTTACATCAGCAATTGCAATAGTGCTTGGTGTTCCAGTTAGCATTGGTATAGCGATGTACTTGGTGGAGATGGCCCATAAACATGTTCGAACAACTCTTTCCTTCTTAGTAGAGCTCCTTGCAGCTGTCCCAAGTGTAATTTATGGACTTTGGGGCCTCTTTGTACTTAGATTCTGGTTGAAGGACTACATAGAAGCTCCATTGGCAACACATTTAGGATTTATACCAATCTTTTCCAGTTCCGGTACTCCTTTGGGTCTTAATGTTCTTACAGCAGGTGTAATACTGGCAATAATGATCATACCTACGGTGTCTGCTGTTTCAAGGGAGGTCTTTATGGCAGTTCCGAACGCACAGAGAGAAGCTGCGTATGCAATTGGTGCTACAAAATGGGAAGTGTTCAGGCGAGCCGTAATTCCCTATGCAAAGTCAGGTATCTTTGGAGCAACTATACTTGGTCTGGGAAGGGCTGTAGGAGAAACTATGGCTGTTACGATGGTTATCGGCAATGTGGTAGGTGAAAAGGCCTTACCGTTCTCATTGCTTGAACCAGGGCAGACGATGGCAAGTATCATTGCCAATGAGTTTAATGAGGCTGATCCGTTCTCTTTGCACCCAGCTGCACTTATTGGAGTCGGGTTGGTGCTGTTCACCGTGGCAATGGCTATCAACGTGATTGCCACGCTGATGATTTCAAGAATGGTTAAGACAAAGGGGAGTGTAGAATGA
- a CDS encoding phosphate uptake regulator PhoU, with the protein MLHDVETLSVFAEKKEVRKIQFTGRSTYILSLPKKWIEEMNLQPGDPVTIVRQINNSLLILPNIVAKSSKTGEATVIVTSNESGNSLKRMIISIYLAGYNVIHVKSKAGRISPQHKDAIRQVVRRNLVGTEIVADSDYTTIQVLMSLPELSIGSALRRMFLIASTMHRDAINALKELNLDLADGVIKSDDEVDRFSLYIMRNLVIASQNERVLREVGLKNPSDCLSYRVAVKSVERIADHASSIAEKVKEIKEKPNAKLIQKITDMSNYSLSVFEDAVESLLRRDYALADKVAEKAISIRNLEQETLAILSRSHDNTAGNYKLILEDIRRVAEYSSDIGEAAMNQTIEEVITV; encoded by the coding sequence ATGTTACACGATGTAGAAACATTGTCTGTATTTGCAGAAAAGAAAGAGGTAAGGAAAATACAATTTACAGGTAGATCGACCTACATTTTGTCTTTGCCCAAGAAATGGATTGAAGAAATGAACCTTCAACCTGGCGACCCTGTTACAATAGTCAGACAGATCAATAATTCACTTTTGATCTTACCCAATATAGTAGCGAAATCGTCAAAAACAGGAGAGGCTACAGTTATAGTCACATCCAACGAAAGTGGCAACTCGTTGAAAAGAATGATAATCTCCATCTATCTAGCTGGTTACAATGTAATACATGTGAAAAGCAAAGCAGGACGTATATCACCACAGCATAAGGATGCTATCAGGCAGGTTGTAAGGAGAAACCTTGTTGGAACAGAAATAGTGGCTGATTCTGACTACACCACAATACAGGTTCTAATGAGTTTGCCAGAATTGTCCATAGGCAGTGCGTTGAGAAGAATGTTTCTTATCGCTTCGACCATGCACAGGGATGCCATCAATGCTCTGAAGGAATTGAATCTAGATCTTGCCGACGGTGTGATAAAGTCCGATGACGAAGTAGATCGCTTCAGTCTTTATATAATGCGAAATCTGGTTATAGCATCTCAGAATGAGAGAGTGCTCAGAGAGGTGGGGTTGAAGAACCCTTCAGATTGTCTAAGTTATAGGGTTGCAGTTAAAAGCGTAGAAAGAATTGCCGATCACGCCTCTTCTATCGCGGAAAAGGTGAAGGAAATAAAGGAAAAGCCAAATGCAAAGCTAATACAAAAGATAACTGATATGAGTAATTACTCATTGTCAGTCTTCGAGGATGCAGTTGAATCTTTATTGAGGCGTGATTACGCACTTGCTGATAAGGTTGCAGAGAAAGCAATTAGCATTAGGAATTTGGAACAAGAAACGCTTGCCATATTATCGAGGAGTCATGATAATACAGCAGGAAATTACAAATTGATTTTGGAGGATATTAGAAGGGTTGCAGAGTATTCAAGTGATATCGGAGAAGCTGCGATGAACCAAACGATAGAAGAAGTAATAACAGTTTAA
- the pstS gene encoding phosphate ABC transporter substrate-binding protein PstS, which produces MTVQNEIFRGMMLALVLSMVVTMVAAPALAQQTDNISVAMKHKKTVTLLSVKNNGNEPVYAVKISFDDGIKFAKARGWDRERVDQDTITLSSSKPLEVGRSMITILIVNNKESPYAWSALGAGGKVLAGTMMESKNALQEPEKPAPKQGEKSGKFKPSILSSKVTLNGAGATFPFPLIDKWRTEFNKVHPMVDVNYQSIGSGGGVKQFISKTVDFGASDAPLTTEQFRTLKNPIHIPETIGAVTVTYNLPGLDGKPISSGLKMTPDIVADIFLGKIRKWNDVRIAALNPSLLLPDENIIVAHRSDGSGTTYVFTDYLSTVSHEWEEKVGRDKAVPWPTGVGAAGNEGVAGVVRSTKYSVGYVELAYAEQTGMSVAAIQNREGEFVLPSLESTKAAAGFAAQKLPKPWEDWSKVSIVNAPGKGSYPISSFTYLLLYHELGDIPGMTQDKAQALIDFLWWAVHDGQQYSPNLHYVPLPDEVTQMNEEAIRKLTFQGKSLNIPA; this is translated from the coding sequence ATGACCGTACAAAATGAAATTTTCAGAGGAATGATGCTAGCATTGGTTCTAAGCATGGTCGTTACTATGGTAGCGGCACCTGCGCTGGCACAACAAACAGATAATATTTCTGTAGCAATGAAGCATAAAAAAACAGTAACGCTTCTATCAGTAAAGAACAACGGCAATGAGCCTGTCTATGCCGTCAAGATATCTTTTGATGATGGTATAAAATTCGCCAAGGCCAGAGGCTGGGATAGGGAGAGAGTAGACCAGGATACTATCACGTTAAGCAGCAGTAAACCGCTCGAAGTAGGAAGAAGCATGATAACGATTCTGATAGTTAACAATAAGGAATCACCATATGCATGGAGTGCACTTGGTGCTGGTGGCAAGGTTCTAGCAGGAACCATGATGGAGTCAAAGAATGCGTTACAGGAACCTGAAAAGCCTGCACCGAAGCAAGGAGAAAAGAGTGGAAAATTCAAACCATCGATACTTTCCAGCAAGGTAACGCTTAATGGCGCAGGAGCAACTTTTCCATTTCCGCTCATTGACAAGTGGAGAACCGAGTTTAATAAGGTACATCCTATGGTCGATGTTAATTATCAATCTATAGGAAGCGGCGGAGGTGTAAAGCAGTTCATATCCAAGACTGTTGACTTTGGCGCGTCTGACGCACCGTTGACCACAGAACAATTCAGAACATTGAAGAATCCGATACACATACCAGAAACTATAGGTGCAGTCACGGTTACATACAACCTTCCAGGACTGGATGGCAAACCCATAAGTTCTGGACTGAAGATGACACCAGATATTGTCGCAGACATATTTTTGGGTAAAATAAGGAAATGGAATGACGTTAGAATAGCGGCACTAAATCCTAGTCTTCTTTTGCCAGATGAGAATATAATAGTTGCACATAGATCCGATGGTTCTGGAACAACATACGTATTCACTGACTACCTATCTACTGTAAGTCACGAATGGGAGGAGAAGGTTGGAAGGGATAAGGCGGTTCCGTGGCCAACAGGCGTTGGAGCAGCAGGCAATGAGGGAGTAGCAGGTGTTGTGAGAAGCACCAAATATTCGGTAGGATATGTTGAACTGGCATATGCAGAACAAACTGGTATGTCGGTTGCAGCGATACAGAACAGAGAAGGTGAATTTGTACTTCCATCACTGGAATCAACGAAGGCCGCTGCAGGATTTGCTGCACAGAAACTACCAAAACCATGGGAAGATTGGTCTAAGGTTAGTATAGTTAATGCGCCAGGCAAAGGATCTTATCCGATCTCGAGTTTTACATACCTACTTCTATACCACGAGCTCGGTGACATACCAGGCATGACGCAGGACAAGGCTCAGGCATTGATAGACTTTCTATGGTGGGCTGTGCATGATGGACAGCAATATTCTCCAAATCTGCACTATGTGCCATTGCCAGATGAAGTAACACAGATGAATGAAGAAGCCATCAGGAAGTTAACATTCCAAGGAAAATCACTTAACATACCAGCCTAG